Proteins co-encoded in one Haloarcula sp. DT43 genomic window:
- a CDS encoding PAS domain-containing protein, whose amino-acid sequence MADHIRVLHVDDAQGFAEMTAEYLERVADDLTVVTATSPDDGLARLDDSIDCVVSDYEMPERNGLELFDAVRDRYPDLPFILFTGKGNEAVASEAITAGVTDYLQKDRGTDQYTILANRVRNAVDRRRARLERERSERRFEAVFEDPQTLVGVLNPDGTVRKANQTALEAVDAPREAVVGEPFWELSWWPEGHSAEVEEWVERAADGEYVEVDIDHTTAGPAQFSYHGYIRPVRDDDGDIVSLVASGHEVTGKRERAEKLERKTDLLRHAQQIADVGGWELDIAEPPYEATWTDQLFEIFGIPPQDAMTPDEVLSFVHPDDHDRVAAETEQLIEAGEGLTQEYRIVTGEGNERWLRVISERPDDRADVIRGATLDVTEQKQTTQALRERERTLSQYKEFTDDIFDAVDDVFFLLDERGRVRRWNESLERVTGYDGDDLSSMDGVAFFRPEDRETVREACRAGDTTTELPLVAHDGEPVPYEFVFDRVETPEGERRTAAIGRDISARKEREEALARTNRQLQTILETTTALVFLKDSDGRYQRINERFRAVLIDGPMDVVGKTDAELFPDEIAERIRADDRQVIETGESIEREEEIPTPHGPRTFLTLKNPIYDAEGAVAGICGVATDITERAEYKANVERQKERLDEFASIVSHDLRNPLDVARGRLRLAESDPSAEHLAAIERSLDRMQELIDDLLALARQGEAVTDVRPVTVENAVEQAWRSVRTGAATLETDIEGTVMADPTRLQQLFENLIRNSVEHGSTSSRPAADDDVERGSTAPPPEPGNGDVTPDSDGSVASGGPRADARGITVTVGALDDGTGFYVEDDGAGIPDDERGKVFRSGYSTSESGTGFGLAIVREIAEAHGWEITVTESASGGARFEFRGVDGPD is encoded by the coding sequence ATGGCCGACCACATCCGTGTGCTCCACGTCGACGACGCACAGGGGTTCGCCGAGATGACGGCCGAGTATCTCGAACGGGTCGCCGACGACCTGACGGTCGTGACGGCGACGAGCCCCGACGACGGCCTGGCCCGACTCGACGACAGTATCGACTGCGTCGTCAGCGACTACGAGATGCCCGAGCGGAACGGCCTGGAGCTTTTCGACGCCGTCCGGGACCGCTACCCCGACCTCCCGTTCATTCTCTTCACCGGGAAGGGGAACGAGGCCGTCGCCAGCGAGGCCATCACGGCGGGGGTCACGGACTACCTGCAGAAAGACCGGGGCACGGACCAGTACACGATTCTGGCCAACCGCGTCCGGAACGCCGTCGACCGACGGCGCGCCCGCCTGGAGCGCGAGCGGAGCGAACGGCGGTTCGAGGCGGTCTTCGAGGACCCGCAGACGCTGGTCGGCGTCCTCAACCCCGACGGGACGGTCCGCAAGGCGAACCAGACGGCGCTGGAGGCGGTCGACGCACCGCGCGAGGCGGTCGTCGGAGAGCCCTTCTGGGAGCTGTCGTGGTGGCCCGAGGGCCACTCGGCCGAGGTCGAGGAGTGGGTCGAGCGCGCCGCCGACGGCGAGTACGTCGAAGTCGACATCGACCACACCACCGCCGGGCCGGCACAGTTCAGCTACCACGGCTACATCCGGCCGGTCAGAGACGACGACGGCGACATCGTCTCGCTCGTCGCGTCGGGCCACGAGGTGACGGGGAAACGGGAACGTGCCGAGAAGCTCGAGCGGAAGACGGACCTGCTCCGACATGCCCAGCAAATCGCGGACGTGGGCGGGTGGGAACTCGACATCGCGGAGCCGCCCTACGAGGCGACGTGGACCGACCAGCTCTTCGAGATATTCGGGATACCGCCCCAGGACGCGATGACGCCGGACGAGGTGCTCAGCTTCGTCCACCCGGACGACCACGACCGCGTCGCCGCCGAGACGGAACAGCTCATCGAGGCGGGCGAGGGCCTCACACAGGAGTACCGCATCGTGACCGGGGAGGGCAACGAGCGCTGGCTCCGCGTCATTTCGGAACGGCCCGACGACCGGGCGGACGTCATCCGCGGGGCGACGCTGGACGTCACCGAGCAGAAGCAGACGACGCAGGCGCTCAGGGAACGGGAGCGAACGCTCAGTCAGTACAAGGAGTTCACCGACGACATCTTCGACGCCGTCGACGACGTGTTCTTCCTGCTGGACGAGCGCGGCCGGGTCCGGCGCTGGAACGAGTCGCTCGAACGGGTGACCGGCTACGACGGCGACGACCTGTCCTCGATGGACGGCGTCGCGTTCTTCCGACCCGAGGACCGCGAGACCGTCAGGGAGGCGTGCCGGGCGGGCGACACCACGACGGAGCTACCGCTGGTGGCCCACGACGGGGAGCCGGTCCCCTACGAGTTCGTCTTCGACCGGGTCGAAACGCCCGAAGGGGAGCGACGGACGGCCGCCATCGGCCGCGACATCTCGGCCCGCAAGGAGCGCGAGGAGGCGCTTGCCAGGACGAACCGCCAGCTCCAGACGATTCTGGAAACCACGACCGCGCTCGTGTTCCTGAAAGACAGCGACGGCCGGTACCAACGGATAAACGAGCGGTTCCGTGCGGTGCTCATCGACGGGCCGATGGACGTGGTCGGGAAGACCGACGCGGAACTGTTTCCGGACGAAATCGCCGAGCGGATACGCGCCGACGACCGGCAGGTAATCGAGACCGGCGAATCCATCGAGCGGGAGGAGGAGATCCCGACACCCCACGGGCCGCGGACCTTCCTCACGCTCAAGAACCCGATATACGACGCCGAGGGGGCTGTCGCCGGCATCTGTGGCGTCGCCACCGACATCACCGAACGCGCCGAGTACAAGGCCAACGTCGAGCGCCAGAAGGAGCGCCTCGACGAGTTCGCCAGCATCGTCTCCCACGACCTCCGGAACCCGCTCGACGTGGCGCGGGGGCGGCTGCGCCTGGCGGAGTCAGACCCGTCGGCGGAACACCTGGCGGCCATCGAGCGGTCGCTTGACCGCATGCAGGAACTCATTGACGACCTCCTGGCGCTGGCCCGGCAGGGCGAGGCGGTCACCGACGTCCGGCCGGTCACCGTCGAGAACGCGGTCGAGCAGGCCTGGCGGAGCGTCCGGACCGGTGCGGCGACGCTCGAAACCGACATCGAGGGGACGGTCATGGCTGACCCGACCCGCCTCCAGCAACTGTTCGAGAACCTCATCCGGAACAGCGTGGAGCACGGCTCCACGAGCAGTCGGCCGGCGGCAGACGACGATGTCGAACGCGGGTCGACGGCCCCACCGCCAGAGCCGGGAAACGGCGACGTGACGCCGGACTCGGACGGGTCGGTCGCCTCCGGCGGCCCCCGAGCCGACGCGCGCGGCATCACCGTGACGGTCGGGGCGCTCGACGACGGGACGGGGTTCTACGTCGAGGACGACGGGGCCGGCATCCCCGACGACGAGCGGGGGAAGGTGTTCCGGAGCGGCTATTCGACCTCCGAGAGCGGGACCGGGTTCGGCCTCGCCATCGTCCGGGAAATCGCCGAGGCGCACGGCTGGGAAATTACCGTGACCGAGAGCGCCAGCGGGGGCGCACGGTTCGAGTTCCGCGGCGTCGACGGCCCGGACTGA
- a CDS encoding NTP transferase domain-containing protein, translated as MCGGRGTRLATDAEKPLFRVGGVPMVDRVVGALRDSAVDRIVAATSPNAPATRAHLDVPCVETPGEGYVADLDRALADDRLSRPVLTVAADLPLLDGETVDRVLDAHGEGSLTVLVPASLKRGLGVSDDTTFEDGGREVAPTGVNVVGEGPDDAWLTRDRRVAVNVNTLADARVAEQWL; from the coding sequence ATGTGTGGCGGCCGCGGGACGCGGCTGGCCACCGACGCCGAGAAGCCGCTCTTCCGCGTCGGCGGCGTCCCGATGGTCGACCGGGTGGTCGGCGCACTTCGGGACAGCGCCGTCGACCGAATCGTCGCCGCGACGTCGCCGAACGCGCCGGCCACGCGGGCCCACCTCGACGTGCCCTGCGTCGAGACGCCGGGCGAGGGGTACGTCGCGGACCTCGACAGGGCGCTGGCCGACGACCGGCTCTCGCGGCCGGTCCTGACCGTCGCCGCAGACCTGCCGTTGCTCGACGGCGAGACGGTCGACCGCGTGCTCGACGCCCACGGTGAGGGGTCGCTGACGGTCCTGGTGCCGGCCTCGCTGAAACGCGGGCTCGGCGTGAGCGACGACACGACCTTCGAAGACGGCGGCCGGGAAGTCGCGCCGACGGGCGTCAACGTCGTCGGCGAGGGTCCCGACGACGCCTGGCTCACGCGGGACCGGCGCGTCGCGGTCAACGTCAACACGCTCGCCGACGCCCGCGTCGCGGAACAGTGGCTGTGA
- a CDS encoding nucleotide-binding protein, with amino-acid sequence MVEVFAVASGKGGTGKTTSTVALGMALADRYDVTVVDADTGMANLLFHAGLSDAETTLHDVLADDAPVEAAAYDRFGLTVVPCGTSLDGFRDADPDRLRDVVAALAADTDIILLDSPPALDSRTAVLPVVLADRVVVVLQPTIPAISDGLKVQEYATTYDTGVAGLLFNKVRESESIESVSGKTERYFDGPTLAAVPESERAREARRAGRPLLAHAPECAAATAYRDAADALTVRDGPAADAADRFRSAVIPESL; translated from the coding sequence ATGGTCGAAGTGTTCGCAGTCGCCAGCGGGAAGGGCGGGACTGGCAAGACGACGAGCACAGTCGCCCTGGGGATGGCGCTCGCCGACCGCTACGACGTGACGGTGGTCGACGCCGACACGGGGATGGCGAACCTCCTCTTTCACGCCGGCCTCTCGGACGCCGAGACGACGCTGCACGACGTGCTGGCCGACGACGCACCCGTCGAGGCGGCCGCGTACGACCGCTTCGGGCTGACGGTCGTCCCCTGCGGGACGAGCCTCGACGGCTTCAGGGACGCCGACCCCGACCGGCTCCGGGACGTGGTCGCGGCGCTCGCGGCGGACACGGATATCATCCTCCTCGATTCGCCGCCGGCGCTGGACAGCCGTACCGCCGTCCTCCCGGTCGTGCTGGCCGACCGGGTCGTGGTCGTCCTCCAGCCGACGATTCCCGCCATCTCGGACGGGCTGAAGGTCCAGGAGTACGCGACGACCTACGACACCGGCGTGGCCGGCCTCCTGTTCAACAAGGTCCGGGAGTCCGAGTCCATCGAGTCGGTCTCCGGGAAGACCGAGCGGTACTTCGACGGGCCGACGCTGGCCGCGGTGCCCGAGAGCGAGCGCGCCCGCGAGGCGCGCCGTGCTGGCCGGCCGCTGCTGGCCCACGCACCCGAGTGTGCGGCGGCGACGGCGTACCGGGATGCCGCCGACGCGCTCACGGTCCGGGACGGGCCGGCCGCCGACGCCGCCGACCGGTTCCGAAGTGCCGTCATCCCCGAGTCGCTATGA
- a CDS encoding threonine-phosphate decarboxylase, with translation MDPDSVEGLRASGGDGAADAIGPDGRVPHGSSDDPALLDFSANTNPHVPPAAEATYRAAFGTARSYPADDYPEFREAAAAFVGCEPAQVIPTAGGLEAIRLAMQTTVRTGDSVLLPYPSFGEYAREVRLQGATPEFVPHDELLDADPTGHALAVVCNPNNPTGEAADSATLRAFASRCRAAGTTLLVDEAFLGFTDEPSLAGTDGVVVARSLTKLFGLPGIRMGYAVGTGRERDRLATARRAWSMSAPAAAVGAHCYRQEKFVAETKARVERERERERERLGDRFDVSPSDAPFLLFSVEGSGATVDEVLASAREAGVALRDARTFRGLDSHIRVAVRTPAENDRLLEALDV, from the coding sequence ATGGACCCTGACTCGGTGGAGGGCTTGCGGGCGAGTGGCGGCGACGGGGCCGCGGACGCTATCGGCCCCGACGGGCGCGTGCCACACGGCAGCAGCGACGACCCGGCCCTGCTGGATTTCAGCGCGAACACGAACCCCCACGTCCCGCCGGCGGCCGAAGCGACCTACCGGGCGGCGTTCGGGACGGCCCGCTCGTACCCGGCCGACGACTACCCCGAGTTCCGCGAGGCCGCGGCGGCGTTCGTCGGCTGTGAGCCGGCGCAGGTGATACCCACGGCCGGCGGCCTCGAAGCCATCCGCCTCGCCATGCAGACGACAGTCCGGACGGGAGACAGCGTCCTCCTCCCGTATCCGAGCTTCGGCGAGTACGCCCGCGAGGTGCGCTTGCAGGGCGCGACACCCGAGTTCGTCCCCCACGACGAACTGCTCGACGCCGATCCGACGGGCCACGCGCTCGCCGTCGTCTGCAATCCGAACAATCCGACCGGCGAAGCAGCGGACTCGGCGACACTCCGGGCCTTCGCCAGCCGCTGTCGCGCGGCCGGGACGACGCTGCTCGTCGACGAGGCGTTCCTCGGGTTCACCGACGAGCCGTCGCTCGCGGGGACCGACGGTGTCGTCGTCGCCCGGTCGCTGACGAAGCTGTTCGGCCTGCCGGGGATTCGGATGGGCTACGCCGTCGGGACCGGACGGGAGCGCGACCGCCTCGCGACGGCCCGGCGCGCCTGGTCGATGAGCGCCCCCGCGGCCGCGGTCGGCGCGCACTGCTACCGCCAGGAGAAGTTCGTCGCGGAGACGAAAGCCCGCGTCGAGCGCGAACGCGAGCGCGAACGCGAGCGCCTCGGTGACCGATTCGACGTGTCACCCTCCGACGCGCCGTTCCTGCTGTTCTCGGTCGAGGGGAGCGGGGCCACCGTCGACGAGGTGCTGGCGTCGGCCCGCGAGGCCGGCGTCGCCCTCCGGGACGCCCGCACCTTCCGCGGGCTCGACTCGCACATCCGCGTCGCCGTCAGGACGCCCGCGGAGAACGACCGCCTGCTGGAGGCGCTGGATGTTTGA
- a CDS encoding adenosylcobinamide amidohydrolase, whose protein sequence is MFETAVRAGVCQAHREGARWLSTAWDGGYRKRDAVYNVTVPTGFERTDLDAYREERLADAGFPVGPTLLTGVDMAHARCARSGPVTALATAGLSNPAALPMDGRVASGPETEADEATEDWRPGTVNVVVGVDRALDDGALATLLATAVEAKAATLLDAAGVPGTTSDAAIVGCVPGTERAPFSGSATEVGAAARACVRDAVQASLAARYDAEAVPTVEGAAHGVVTDRQTDVFQP, encoded by the coding sequence ATGTTTGAGACGGCGGTCCGAGCGGGCGTCTGTCAGGCCCACCGAGAGGGGGCACGCTGGCTCTCGACAGCGTGGGACGGCGGCTACCGGAAGCGCGACGCCGTCTACAACGTCACGGTCCCGACGGGGTTCGAGCGGACCGACCTCGACGCCTACCGCGAGGAACGGCTCGCCGACGCCGGCTTCCCGGTCGGTCCGACGCTGCTGACCGGCGTGGACATGGCCCACGCGCGCTGCGCCCGGAGCGGCCCCGTGACGGCGCTGGCGACGGCCGGGCTCTCGAACCCGGCGGCGCTGCCGATGGACGGACGGGTGGCGAGCGGACCCGAAACGGAAGCCGACGAGGCGACTGAGGACTGGCGACCCGGGACGGTCAACGTCGTCGTCGGCGTCGACCGGGCGCTCGATGACGGGGCGCTGGCGACGCTGCTCGCGACCGCCGTCGAGGCGAAGGCCGCGACGCTGCTCGACGCGGCGGGCGTCCCCGGGACCACGTCGGACGCGGCCATCGTCGGCTGCGTCCCGGGCACCGAGCGCGCGCCGTTCTCCGGGAGCGCGACCGAGGTCGGCGCGGCGGCACGGGCGTGCGTCCGCGACGCTGTCCAGGCGAGCCTGGCCGCGCGCTACGACGCGGAAGCCGTTCCGACTGTCGAGGGGGCCGCCCACGGCGTGGTCACCGACCGGCAGACCGATGTGTTCCAGCCGTGA
- a CDS encoding HTH domain-containing protein: MSPPGREVQYTESDVIEVFKHRNDYAEPLTASEVADRLGCSRRTALNKLHDLESETDITSKKVGGRSRVWWIPVRTD; this comes from the coding sequence ATGTCTCCGCCCGGACGGGAGGTCCAGTACACCGAATCGGACGTCATCGAGGTGTTCAAACACCGAAACGATTACGCGGAGCCGCTCACAGCGTCGGAGGTGGCGGACAGGCTCGGCTGTTCACGCCGGACCGCGCTGAACAAGCTCCACGACCTCGAATCCGAGACCGACATCACGAGCAAGAAAGTCGGGGGACGGTCGCGGGTGTGGTGGATACCCGTGCGAACGGACTGA
- a CDS encoding cob(I)yrinic acid a,c-diamide adenosyltransferase, translating into MTDNTAGPTAEPIEPSAPDEFGLVQVWWGDGKGKTTAALGMATRAVGHGYRVHLLQFMKGGTGTVEDVRGEYNAIAALPGFSYENAGHYGWHGFMDGSADDEHEARARGALDRARDLVDASADADLAAPLDPDGPPEDGLHMLVLDEILYAANRGLVDPEDVISLVESKPDDLELVLTGGHEAPEYLLDHADLVTQVKKEKHPIDAGQGARKGTEF; encoded by the coding sequence ATGACCGACAACACGGCCGGCCCGACCGCCGAACCAATCGAGCCGAGCGCGCCCGACGAGTTCGGACTGGTGCAGGTCTGGTGGGGCGACGGGAAAGGCAAGACGACGGCGGCGCTGGGGATGGCGACCCGCGCCGTCGGCCACGGCTACCGCGTCCACCTGCTGCAGTTCATGAAGGGCGGCACCGGCACCGTCGAGGACGTCCGCGGCGAGTACAACGCCATCGCGGCGCTGCCGGGCTTCTCCTACGAGAACGCTGGACACTACGGCTGGCACGGCTTCATGGACGGGAGTGCCGACGACGAGCACGAGGCCCGTGCGAGGGGTGCGCTCGACCGCGCCAGGGACCTGGTCGACGCCAGCGCGGACGCCGACCTCGCCGCGCCGCTCGACCCCGATGGCCCGCCGGAGGACGGCCTACACATGCTCGTGCTCGACGAAATTCTGTACGCCGCGAACCGCGGCCTCGTCGACCCGGAAGACGTGATTTCGCTGGTCGAATCGAAGCCCGACGACCTCGAACTGGTCCTCACCGGCGGCCACGAGGCCCCCGAGTACCTGCTCGACCACGCCGACCTCGTGACCCAGGTCAAAAAGGAGAAACACCCCATCGACGCCGGGCAGGGCGCGCGCAAGGGGACAGAGTTCTGA
- a CDS encoding cobyric acid synthase, whose translation MAETLLVAGTASHVGKSTVAAGLCRYLADRGVSVAPFKAQNMSNNARATPGGEIGVSQYVQARAAGVAPSTDHNPVLLKPRGDGESQLVLDGEAVGHFEARGYYDDHWTDALETARAAHDRLVRDHDVVVAEGAGSIAEINLHDRDLANVETARFADADVLLVADIERGGVFASLVGTLELLPDDVRERVVGAVVTKFRGDRSLLDPGIEEFEARTGVPVLGVLPYDDPGLPEEDSVSLPAVGERAVVGADDGMPDSESVTVAVPRLPRISNFTDLEPLAREPGVRVAYVPPEATLDDADAVVLPGSKNTVDDLLALTDAGFGDRLRAFEGPVVGLCGGYQMLGEEITNAAVEGTGDADRVEGLGLLPVATAFSASKTVEHVERDLRGVGPLAGASGTVEGYEIHMGDSTLTGDAARPFDGDGAATDGVLGTYLHDLFVNDTARVTFVRNTFDSAGIDPPPAAERDEDDPYDRAAALVADHLDLDLLGLP comes from the coding sequence ATGGCCGAAACCCTGCTCGTCGCGGGCACCGCGAGCCACGTCGGCAAGTCGACCGTCGCGGCCGGGCTCTGCCGGTACCTCGCCGACCGCGGCGTCTCCGTCGCGCCGTTCAAGGCCCAGAACATGAGCAACAACGCCCGGGCGACGCCCGGCGGGGAAATCGGCGTCTCGCAGTACGTGCAGGCCCGCGCGGCCGGCGTCGCGCCGTCGACCGACCACAACCCGGTCCTGCTGAAACCTCGCGGCGACGGCGAGTCACAGCTCGTGCTGGACGGCGAAGCGGTCGGCCACTTCGAGGCCCGGGGGTACTACGACGACCACTGGACGGACGCGCTGGAGACCGCCCGCGCGGCTCACGACCGCCTCGTTCGGGACCACGACGTGGTCGTGGCCGAGGGGGCCGGCTCAATTGCCGAAATCAACCTCCACGACCGCGACCTCGCGAACGTCGAGACCGCCCGCTTCGCCGACGCCGACGTGTTGCTGGTCGCCGACATCGAACGCGGCGGCGTGTTCGCCTCGCTCGTGGGGACGCTCGAACTCCTGCCCGACGACGTGCGCGAGCGAGTGGTCGGCGCGGTCGTGACGAAGTTCCGCGGCGACCGCTCGCTGCTCGACCCTGGCATCGAGGAGTTCGAAGCCCGGACCGGCGTGCCCGTCCTCGGTGTGCTTCCCTACGACGACCCCGGGCTCCCCGAGGAGGACAGCGTCTCGCTCCCGGCGGTCGGGGAGCGCGCGGTGGTCGGGGCCGACGACGGCATGCCTGACAGCGAAAGCGTCACCGTCGCGGTCCCGCGGCTCCCCCGCATCTCGAACTTCACGGACCTCGAACCGCTCGCCCGCGAACCCGGCGTCAGGGTCGCGTACGTCCCGCCCGAGGCGACGCTCGACGACGCCGACGCGGTGGTCCTGCCGGGGAGCAAGAACACCGTCGACGACCTACTGGCGCTCACGGACGCGGGCTTCGGCGACCGCCTCCGTGCGTTCGAGGGGCCGGTCGTCGGTCTCTGTGGGGGCTACCAGATGCTGGGCGAGGAAATCACCAACGCCGCAGTGGAGGGGACCGGCGACGCGGACCGCGTCGAGGGACTCGGCCTCCTGCCCGTGGCGACCGCCTTCTCGGCGTCCAAGACCGTCGAGCACGTCGAGCGCGACCTGCGCGGCGTCGGGCCGCTGGCCGGCGCGAGCGGGACCGTCGAGGGCTACGAAATCCACATGGGCGACTCGACGCTGACCGGGGACGCGGCCCGCCCGTTCGACGGCGACGGGGCGGCGACTGACGGGGTGCTCGGGACCTACCTCCACGACCTCTTCGTGAACGACACTGCCAGAGTTACCTTCGTGCGAAACACGTTCGATTCGGCCGGCATCGACCCGCCGCCGGCAGCGGAGCGCGACGAGGACGACCCGTACGACCGCGCCGCCGCGCTCGTCGCTGACCACCTCGACCTCGACTTGCTCGGACTACCCTGA
- a CDS encoding helix-turn-helix transcriptional regulator, with protein sequence MTAGTDDAAFEDCRFLTGSPQRFAVLAQLRERPARPTDLCDTVDATRTTIQRILAGFSERQWVVKRDGEYQLTVTGRRVFDQYRALVEEVERARAAGPLAAHLGAIAGELPADLLDPACLTTTSEQNPLAAINRFTGWLDEVEGDVRAISPIVTSVFNDVAVGLLETGTHIEFIIDHSVLERSASDFSDALERSVEHENIDTYVHESPLDIGLALDRSRVCLAAYDDRNNIRAIAESDAEPVYRWAESVFDGYKARSQPLAAVLSMGENNR encoded by the coding sequence ATGACGGCGGGTACGGACGACGCCGCGTTCGAGGATTGCCGGTTCCTCACCGGGTCACCCCAGCGGTTCGCGGTGCTGGCCCAGCTCCGGGAGCGTCCGGCACGGCCCACCGACCTGTGTGATACGGTGGACGCGACGCGGACTACGATTCAGCGGATACTCGCGGGCTTCTCCGAGCGACAATGGGTCGTCAAACGGGACGGGGAGTACCAGCTCACGGTGACCGGACGGCGGGTGTTCGACCAGTACAGGGCGCTCGTCGAGGAGGTCGAGCGGGCGCGGGCGGCCGGACCGCTAGCCGCACACCTCGGCGCAATCGCTGGCGAGCTTCCGGCGGACCTGCTGGACCCGGCCTGTCTCACGACGACCTCCGAGCAGAACCCCCTGGCCGCTATCAACCGGTTCACGGGCTGGCTGGACGAGGTCGAGGGCGACGTCCGGGCCATCTCGCCCATCGTGACCTCGGTGTTCAACGATGTCGCCGTGGGGCTGCTCGAAACGGGGACACACATCGAGTTCATCATCGACCACAGCGTGCTCGAACGGTCCGCGTCCGACTTCTCGGACGCGCTGGAGCGAAGCGTCGAACACGAGAACATCGACACGTACGTCCACGAGAGCCCGCTCGACATCGGTCTCGCGCTGGACCGCTCGCGGGTCTGCCTGGCTGCCTACGACGACCGGAACAACATCCGGGCGATAGCCGAGTCCGACGCCGAGCCGGTGTATCGGTGGGCCGAATCGGTCTTCGACGGGTACAAGGCGCGGTCACAGCCGCTCGCGGCGGTTCTGTCGATGGGCGAGAACAACCGATAA
- the cobS gene encoding adenosylcobinamide-GDP ribazoletransferase translates to MVLTAVRGALGFLSRLPVGHSERAWDAFVGTPAAFPLAGYVVGGLVAVPFLAAGRLPAPVVAAAYLGAVVLVTGVNHADGLADLGDAAVVHGDPAERRDVMRDTTVGVGAVLALGTVLVALALAALAVAGLPPLVAVALVLAAEVGAKLAMATLACVGRPSHEGFGSTVIDGNGPRQLAGSLAVGLPAAVVAVPATAVAVLTGPLLALGLSRWADRRLGGVGGDAFGAANELTRAVALHAGVAAWSLFGTPLRGWEVLAWTLS, encoded by the coding sequence GTGGTTCTGACCGCGGTCCGGGGGGCGCTGGGATTCCTCTCGCGGCTTCCAGTCGGGCACAGCGAGCGAGCCTGGGACGCCTTCGTCGGGACCCCGGCGGCGTTCCCGCTGGCCGGCTACGTCGTCGGCGGCCTCGTCGCCGTCCCCTTCCTCGCCGCCGGCCGCCTCCCGGCCCCGGTGGTCGCCGCGGCGTACCTCGGTGCGGTCGTCCTCGTCACCGGCGTCAACCACGCCGACGGGCTGGCGGACCTGGGAGACGCCGCCGTCGTCCACGGCGACCCCGCCGAGCGCCGCGACGTGATGCGTGACACGACCGTCGGCGTCGGGGCCGTCCTCGCGCTGGGGACGGTCCTCGTCGCGCTGGCGCTGGCCGCGCTGGCAGTCGCCGGGCTCCCGCCGCTGGTCGCGGTCGCGCTGGTCCTCGCCGCCGAAGTGGGGGCCAAGCTCGCCATGGCGACGCTGGCCTGCGTCGGCCGGCCGAGCCACGAGGGGTTCGGGTCGACGGTCATCGACGGGAACGGCCCGCGCCAGCTCGCCGGCTCGCTCGCCGTCGGGCTGCCGGCCGCCGTCGTCGCCGTTCCGGCGACTGCGGTCGCAGTTCTCACCGGGCCGCTGCTGGCGCTTGGCCTCTCAAGGTGGGCCGACCGTCGGCTGGGCGGCGTCGGCGGCGACGCCTTCGGCGCGGCTAACGAACTCACGCGCGCCGTCGCCCTCCACGCCGGCGTCGCCGCGTGGTCGCTGTTCGGAACGCCGCTTCGCGGCTGGGAGGTGTTGGCGTGGACGCTCTCGTGA